Proteins encoded in a region of the Prunus persica cultivar Lovell chromosome G4, Prunus_persica_NCBIv2, whole genome shotgun sequence genome:
- the LOC18780512 gene encoding probable LRR receptor-like serine/threonine-protein kinase At3g47570, translating to MPNGSLDKWLYSQNYSLNILQRLNIMIDVAVAVEYLHYGYSIPIVHCDMKPSNILLDDDMVAHVADFGIAKLLGGGDSITQTMTLATVGYMAPEYGLEGMVSTRGDVYSFGIVVMETFTRRKPIDEMFDGEMNIKQWIANSLVLPDAKIDEVVDANLLGIETEQEDDDHVRKRDCISAIMRLALTCCAESAEERISMKEAVATLNKIKTKFLKDTTAGRGVLLNRPLVQQPFK from the exons ATGCCTAATGGGAGCCTGGACAAGTGGTTATATTCTCAAAACTATTCTTTGAATATCTTACAGAGGTTGAACATAATGATAGACGTTGCGGTGGCAGTGGAATACCTACACTATGGTTATTCAATACCTATTGTGCACTGTGACATGAAGCCCAGCAATATACTACTAGATGATGATATGGTTGCACACGTTGCTGATTTTGGAATTGCAAAACTCTTGGGTGGAGGAGATTCTATTACCCAAACCATGACTCTAGCCACTGTTGGGTATATGGCTCCAG AGTATGGATTGGAAGGAATGGTTTCAACAAGAGGGGATGTGTACAGTTTCGGAATTGTAGTGATGGAAACATTCACAAGAAGGAAGCCAATAGATGAGATGTTCGATGGGGAAATGAATATAAAGCAATGGATTGCAAACTCACTAGTATTACCAGATGCAAAGATAGATGAAGTTGTGGATGCCAATTTGCTTGGGATTGAGACAGAGCAGGAAGATGATGATCATGTGAGGAAGAGGGATTGCATATCAGCCATTATGAGATTAGCTCTTACTTGCTGTGCAGAATCGGCAGAAGAGAGGATAAGTATGAAAGAAGCTGTAGCCACACTCAACAAAATCAAGACAAAGTTTTTGAAGGACACCACTGCAGGAAGAGGTGTGCTGTTAAACCGTCCTCTTGTTCAGCAACCCTTCAAATAA